From Rutidosis leptorrhynchoides isolate AG116_Rl617_1_P2 chromosome 3, CSIRO_AGI_Rlap_v1, whole genome shotgun sequence, a single genomic window includes:
- the LOC139901569 gene encoding uncharacterized protein, whose protein sequence is MNIKKNVLDDMLISERSREPAHYMLKIESFSLLSQVPHMTVDSDVFEASGHKWRLDLYSNGKKMDNKFISLYVVFCDTETLPKGCSVDVIFFLFMIMHVTRTQHFKMLMETEQGFMRRRKKWGFEKLISLESFKDTKNGKLLLYPKGNMTVSGTHISVYLGVHDASLLSDDWRVHADFTIRFSCLADDWGFTSFLELSEVTDAANGFLLNDTLIVEVEIPCSLDSFSVFVGDPIVALM, encoded by the exons ATGAATATCAAGAAAAATGTGTTAGATG ATATGTTGATATCAGAAAGAAGTCGTGAACCGGCACATTATATGTTGAAGATCGAGTCCTTCTCTCTTCTTTCTCAAGTTCCACATATGACAGTTGATTCTGATGTTTTTGAAGCCAGTGGTCATAAATG GAGGTTAGATTTGTATTCAAATGGAAAGAAGATGGACAACAAGTTTATTTCATTGTATGTCGTTTTTTGTGACACCGAAACTCTTCCAAAAGGGTGTTCTGTAGatgtcattttttttttgtttatgatCATGCACGTCACACGTACACAACATTTCaag ATGTTGATGGAAACAGAACAAGGCTTCATGAGACGAAGAAAAAAATGGGGTTTTGAGAAACTAATATCACTTGAGTCTTTTAAGGATACTAAAAATGG gaAGTTGTTGCTATATCCTAAAGGAAATATGACTGTATCGGGTACACACATATCTGTCTATTTAGGTGTGCATGATGCTTCTTTACTCTCTGATGATTGGAGAGTTCATGCAGATTTTACGATTCGGTTCAGCTGCTTGGCTGATGACTGGGGTTTTACTAGTTTCTTAGAGTTGAGTGAAGTAACAGATGCTGCAAATGGATTCCTGTTGAATGATACTTTGATCGTTGAAGTGGAGATTCCAT